In Camelus bactrianus isolate YW-2024 breed Bactrian camel chromosome 5, ASM4877302v1, whole genome shotgun sequence, the DNA window TAAATAGCTTTACAACATAAATACATTTATGCATGACATGAATTTACAAACAGCAATGTTTTACAGCTGGTTTTGTCAGTCTCTTAAAAACTGTCCCTTGTCATCACATCggtgtaggtgtgtgtgtttcatgtatataatatatataatatataactttttatttttcattaaaaaaaccccaaacaataaAATCATAACCCCCCTccctaaataataataaaacagctGGTGTGTATTCCCagtaccaggaaaaaaaaaaagagagaaatgtaaaaGCCACATTGCGCTGGAGGTGCGTCCAGATGCTGGGAGGCTGATGACCAAGGATGACCTCAGCAAAGCGGAGCAAGTTCCCAATCCTGAAACACAGAGGGGCCGCGGGACACTCAGTTCTGGCCCCTGAGCTGAGAAAGCCCAGCCTGCAGGGCAGTTCTAGaaccttcctccctttcctgctGTAGCATGAAGCAAAGTCCCTCCACATCTGCCCTGCAGGCCCTGATGAAGGCCTTCCTGTAGAAGGAAAAGGGCCCTTCCCCTCAGGTCCTTTCCAGGCCCTCAACCTTCACCTGCTGTGTCCTTGGCACTTCCTGCCCCTGCACAGGTGGAACCAGAAAGCCAGCCAACCCCCCTCCCCCTCAGTCTAAGTGCAGGCCTTGCCCTTGGCACTCGGTGAGACACAgtgagggaaaggggatggagaatggccttccttcccttccttgctACCATGAGAACCCTCAGTCAGGTGCCTGCCTCTGCTTTAGGTGTCTGGAGGACGGcggagggaaggggaagagaaacagcTGAAGAGTCGGGAATTCTGGGCTCAAATCCCAATTCTGACGTTTACTtcctggatggacctggatagCTTTGAGTATCGCtttcctcacccataaaatgggataatagcCACCTTCCAGGGCTGGCTCTGAGATTCCACACACTAGGGATTGGCAGAGTGTCTGGGTCACAGCTGCCACTAGGTAAATAGCACTTCCTTCCCCAGCCGGCTTTGCCTCGGGATGGGACCCCCTTCAGAAGCAGAGGAAGTGGTGTTTCACACGGGCCCTGGGGAAATGGTCCCAGGAGTGGTCCTGCTGGGTTTGATCTGGAAGGTTAGCAGAGTGATTTGATGAGGGCTGCCGCCAATCTCTGCTAATGAGCATGTGGGTGCTCAGGGGCCAGAGGAAGGCATCCTCCTGAGATGGTGCAGTGCCCCCAGTAGAGGACACTGCAGGCAGAGGGACCTCAGGATTCCAGGCCTTGATGAACTCTCTCTCAACTCCCTTCTCTGGCCATCCCATGTGTATAAACAGATGACAGATATCTATGATGTCCCTGGGCCCCACAGGCAAGGTATTCATTCAGGCTTCAGCCACACCTTGTCTCTGTCATTAGCACTTTATAATCAGGGCTATAACCATCAGCGACAGTCATTATGGTGGCTGGTTAGAACCAAAGTCAACTCCTGAGTAGAGAAATGGCCACAGCTTCGGGAAAGTTTTCATTAATGTGAAAAACCTAAGCTATCTTTCTCTTTTAAGCTCAGACAGTGAGATACCCCGGGCCTCTCTATTAGGAGGTGGAGGCAACATGAAGGATGCTCTGCCTtctcatgggggtgggggtgagggtgggggcgggTTGAGAAGGTTAAGGGTGTTGGAGGTGGGTGTTCAGCTAAAAGGGAACTTCCAGGAGGTTGACAACTTCCCTGGTCAAAGAGGTCAAGAAGTCTTAGCAAACTGGATTCCCCCTGCACAGCACCTCTCGCCACCCATGCTTGGTACCCCCAGAAAGCTACATCTGAGAACAAGGAGCCTATGGGGAtgtgcatgccaggcactttCCAGGACCTCATCTCATCTCCTGCTAACTTGAGGAATAACATTTGTTTGGATTCTGAAGTTGAGCTTGGTGCTTAAAATCACAAATTGAAGATTTGAGACCTGTGGCTCTATCTCCTCATTGTTGAGACAGAAGAGAACACACCCATCGGGATGCTAGCCACTAAAGTCTGGGCCCCAAGTGCCAGAATCATGGCAAGTCAAGAGCTCAGACAAATGAATTCCCTGCAGAAGTGGGGAGGAGCACGCAGCCCAGTCAAGTctggctgcagagagaggaagggtGCCAGCTAAATACCAGGGCAGATGGGAGAGAAGAGCCCCTAAGCTGGGTGGGGCAGTTTCTTGGTCATTGACTGGCATTTTGAAGAGCCCCTTTGGGCATACTGTGGGTCCCAGACCACCTTAGGCTGGCATCTCATGTTGCTCATGAGTTGATCTGGAGGTGAATAGGTTCACAAGCAGCTAGCTTGGGTGAAAAGGTTTTCTGTGTAGTAGAAAAGGCCCAGGCAGTGTGCTGGAGAGCTTCAAAGAGGGGCACTCTTGTCCTCTGGGGGAGACATTGATAAGGCTTCTGGGGTGAGAGAGCACTTGGCCTGGATTGGGAGAGAAGCTGTGGGACAGGAAATGACAGCAGCTGGCTGCAGGCAAGGCTGGAAACCAGGAGGGGTCAGATTCTAAAGCACTTGAATGccagttccagaggctgggaCATTGTTTCTCCTTGGACACTGATGGACAGTAGAAAGGGAGAGGAGcgaggagaggtgggggaggaccTTTGCAGCAGTACATTGCCAGGATGCAGCACTCGGCAGGGGCTGAAGGTAGCACAGGGGTGTCCAGCCTGGTGGAGTGGGAGGAAGCCGTGCCAGAAACTCAGGCATGGAGCCCAggcatggtgggggtggggagggtggtgagGAGCTCATTTTGGGACATGTTGAGTTGAAGTTGGGGCAAAAAAATACattgattttaatttctttttccttgcccTGAAATAGTGCCACAAACACTGAGATTCGATCCTTAAGTCCCATGGGCCACAGCAGTGTCAGGACCCTGGACAGACCAGTTTGCCCACAGCTATGGTTTAGAGAAAAGACAAGAATGAGAACGCTCTGGGTCAGCGGTACTCCTTGGTGATGCCAAGGGATTTCTATTTTCTCTACTGTGAGGGGGCAGGTATTGCTCCAAGTCTGTCCTATTTGAGACAACAGACCCTGGTAGCCATCCTGACCACTGGGCTACTTACTGCCCAGCACCTGGATGCAGTGGCTGGCAGATAAACTTACCCTCCACTTGTGTGTGTATGtccttcctcctctgcttccACAAACCCAGGATTATCCCTCAATTGCCCCAACTGGCAAATTGGGGCCAGTGCTGCTGGTTGGCTTATGATCCTGGGGTTGGCGGGACACCACTAAGCTGTCTGTTTCTCCAGAGGAAGCCAGATGGGTTCATCCATGCTGAGCCATTTCTGACCTTGCCAAAGATCCCTGACCACTTTATCCCTCactttctccatctgcaaaatgggacgATAAATGGGGTTGGCGGCAAATGTCTAGCACATATAGTCTAGTGCTTGGATGGGCTGGCTCTCGTCCAAAAATCGGCTGGGAGGAGGAACGGTCCCAGGGCCAGGGGATCAGAGAGGAACCGGCCTGCAGGAGGGGGTGCAGGCTGGTTCTAGAGGGCTTCGCGGGGGAGGAGCTGAGTGTGCAAGAGCGCCCGGCAGCCAGGGTTGGTGGTACTCACCGCCGCCAGGGGTCGCTGCACTAACATCCCAGGCCGCTCATGGAGCCGATCCGGTCCAGTTTGAGGCCAAAGCAGCCCTTGGACAAACCCTTCTTGTTGCCTCCTTTGTACTTGCGCGCGTTGGGGTGCTCGTGCAGAATGCGGGCCCACGCCGCCCGAGACCTGGTGTCCACGCGCACGTCCCGGAGCAGTCGCGACCGGTCGCCCTTGAGATTGGCGCCGCCGCCCCCGGGAGTTTTGTCGCCCTTCTTCTGACCGCCGCCCGCAGCTTGGGGCTCGGCCACCTCCTCCCCTGGCGGAGTTCGCGGGGCCTGTCCGAGGAAAAGAACGGGCAGGTGAAGGGACGCACGGCAGCAGCGCAAAGGACTTGGCGGGGCCGCTGATGCTCTAGCCCCACACGGTTTGCCTCTTCCGAGCCCTGAGCGCGCCCCCACAGGTGCGGGACAGCTCGGTCCTGCATCCACCTGCCACGCGGCCGCCGTTGTCCGCTCCTTCAGGCGCCCCTTGCCTTCCTCTCCTTTGCCCCTTGCCCGGTCACTACACGGGGGCAGGGGCTGCGCATTTGTCGATGTTCTCCCGAGTTCGGGCTTCGAGGGCTCCCCAGCTCTCACCCGGGCACATCTCAGGGGAGAGGGCCTCCTTCCCgccccctctgctccctcccgcGCGCTGCATCTCCTAGactcccagccctcccacagcccctcacAGTTCCGACGTCCCTGCGACAGCACCCACCTTCGGCGGCGTCCCGGGCTTGGCTTCGGAGGGCCAGAGCGAGAGTAGCGTGAGCAGCAGGGCGCAGGCCAGCAGCTGGGAGAGGTGCATGATGTCCGTGGCGTGCAGGGGCGCAGACCGCGGCAGCGAGAGTGAGCCGGGCTGGCGAGCCGACGGGGAGGCGAGAGCAGAGCAGGCTGGCCGGGCTGCGGTGCGGGCGCGAGTCCCAATGCTGCGCGGCGCCGGCTGGGTGCGCTCTGAGCCCGCGGCTCCGCTCGCGCCTTTATAATCCAACCTGCCGCTGATGTCATCCTCCCGCCCACACGGCCGCCCGGGCCAATGGCACGCGCGtcgagggcggggagggggccgcgggggctccccctctgcccccaccttcATCCCACTCCGGAGGGATCTCGCGGCTTGGCGGTCTCTATCCCTGCTGCACTCCAAGCTGCAAAGCGGCTCGCACAAGTGAACTCCAATAGCAGGGAGCGCACGCCCTGGCATGCCAAAAGTC includes these proteins:
- the NPPC gene encoding C-type natriuretic peptide, which codes for MHLSQLLACALLLTLLSLWPSEAKPGTPPKAPRTPPGEEVAEPQAAGGGQKKGDKTPGGGGANLKGDRSRLLRDVRVDTRSRAAWARILHEHPNARKYKGGNKKGLSKGCFGLKLDRIGSMSGLGC